In Oryza sativa Japonica Group chromosome 1, ASM3414082v1, the genomic stretch GCACAAAGGATATGCCCCGATGGCCCATGGCCCCGCCGACTCGCACCCGACCGCACGCCCAAAACGTGTGCGTCCACGCGGCCAGAGCATCACAAAAAACCCCCACGGGATTCCCAACCCACCGTTCCATTCTCTCGAGCTCACCCCGTCATCCACCTCACCCGCGCCGTCCCCACCCCCAAGCGAAATCTTTATAAATTCCGTTTCCCACGCGTAGCCGCAGCGAACCAAGCCCAACAACACACGGCGCCGCCCACCCATCCACACACCCACCGGCACACGCAACGCCATCATCGTCGCTCGTAGCAGCAGTAGCGTACCACACTTCGCACCGCGATCGTCCGTGTTTGTGTCGTCCACGGGAAGGGACCGAGAGGCTTGGAGGAAAGGAGGGGAGACTCACTCGGCATGGATTTgtacggcgcggcggcgggcgggggacCGGTGGCGAGGCGACCGTGGAGCAAGGTGGAGGACAAGGTGTTCGAGAGCGCGCTGGTGCTGTGCCCGGAGGACGTCCCCGACCGGTGGGCGCTCGTCGCGGCGCAGCTCCCAGGGCGCACGCCGCAGGAGGCCTTGGAGCACTACCAGGTGCTCGTCGCCGACATCGATCTCATCATgcgcggcgccgtcgacgccccCGGGTCCTGGGACGATAACGACGGCAacgaccgccgcggcggcggcggcaagccccgcggcgaggagcggcgccgCGGCGTACCCTGGTCCGAAGAC encodes the following:
- the LOC4324783 gene encoding transcription factor DIVARICATA is translated as MDLYGAAAGGGPVARRPWSKVEDKVFESALVLCPEDVPDRWALVAAQLPGRTPQEALEHYQVLVADIDLIMRGAVDAPGSWDDNDGNDRRGGGGKPRGEERRRGVPWSEDEHRLFLEGLDRYGRGDWRNISRFSVRTRTPTQVASHAQKYFIRQANAGARDSKRKSIHDITTP